CAGAGGGCTAATAAGAGAGCAATCACAGGGTAAATTCCTACTAGAAGTTTCACGTGCACTTCGATCACCTCTTTTCTCCCTCTTCAAGGTAGTAGCGCTCTGGTTATACACGCGTGGGAACAGAGAGTAGAAACTGAATAATATCCACGACGGAGAAGTGAACTGGGTTCAGTTCAATGTTAAGTTGATCGTACTTAACTGGTATTACGTTTGAAAGATTCATTTTCCGTGGCCTTGTTTTCAAGTGTACAATAATTATATACGTTGCGCTTTCCTTTAGCACATCCTGAGGTAGATGTAAAATATAGGATTAGTCAATGTAAATATGTTCTATCGCCATGGGACATCCCGCATGGCGTTCGTGGCCTTACGATCCTCAAAGTCACGTGTGCTATCCAACGGCTTGAAACGAAACTCCTTTGGAACCAACGATCTCGATATGTTGCTACTTCTTTTAAACATCGTTTACGTTTCACTTGTAATAACATGGATAATTTCTCTGAATAAATTTTTAGAAGAGAAACACGCGCAAGACGAAGCCATGACGGAGAACAAGAACAAAGAGGAGCGGAAGAAACCAAGGGCGAGGATAGAGGAGCCCTCGAAGGACGGGCAAACGATGCTGATATGCTCGCTACGGCCACACAAGGTGAAGAAGTCGAGCATCGAGGAGAAACGGAAGGCCAAGGCGAGCGGTCACAGTTGCAAAGCTACCGATACGAATTGTCTTCCTCAGGAACATCGTTTCTCGTCGTAGCGTAGCCTTTCTCTGTGTAGCATCCTCCTTTTGTGTCGCGTATACATATTGTAGATACGAAACCGAGTCGTTCTTTCAATCGGACACACCAGCGTCAATGTTTCTCTTTTTAGAAACGCCGTTAGCCTCTGTAAGCGATATCCACAAAAGGGCCGTGCGCTATACATGTCGGATGCGACGATACCGCCGTTTGCGTCGATTTAGCCTCATCGTGTAAATACGTCTGGAATAACGCGTAATAATTTCAACGGAGTGATATACGTTCGATaatattaaaatagaaataaattcAGATAAATTATAACGCGAAGAAGTAAACATATTTTCAGGAAAACAAAGGGGAAGAAAATTAGGAGACGTCTGTACGCGTGAAGAAATATAATTACACTAAACTAataacgttgaagtgagaagaGCAACTTTAAAAAGAATACTCTGCGAGGGGGAATAAATATCAGTGGGAATTACTGAATAGAAAAAAGCAGGAAAAGGATATTAATTAAAAAGTTAATTTAAAATCCAGTAAAAACAAGAGATATAGGAAAGATATAAATTATAACAGTTATTCTAATAATAATAGAgtaataataacgataataataataataataataataatgatgatgatgatagcAAATAACAAATTTTTAGGCAATATGGCTTTTCCTCTTATGCtgacaaaaaaaaagaatctgGTAAGATACGTCGTAATTTAAGTAGTTACACGGCCCAGTTACTTCCTCTTTTCGCCTAATCTTGTTGAATTAGGGCAGCTTTGCGTGTCGCGAACAGTATATGCATTAAACGGTACGTGCATAGTAATGAAAACACGCAATCAGCCTAGGAAAATAATAATCGAGAGATTCGCCGTTTTTCTTCTGTGGAAAGCGAGCCGTTTCTGAATAAACACAATCATGCCTCTCGATGCGTTACTCGAAATGACACGAGTGTTCGTTTGTCTGCTGAGTGTCTTATGTACAATTAGATAATAATATCGTTGTAATAGGAGGCATTAGGCACACGAGGTAATAACGTGCCTCGCTGAAATCAAAAAATACAATACGCTTGGAAAAACGTGGGGACGTGGATTGCCAAAAAGACTCGACGATAACTGCCCTCTTTGAAGTTCCGATCTTCAACGTTTCCTTCCATTAAATTACTTATCCGAGATTTAATTCTAGTATAATTAGTTAAATACACGCTGCTCTTTCGTGCATCTAAAGCGATCGTGATAACAATTTAAGTAAATCAATTCACGACAGGCTGTAAttatatatacgatatttaaaaaCATTTACATATGCAGGATGTTTCATTAATTCCATTGCAAATCACTTTCATCTAATAGGAATCTAATACAGAGATACATAGACACGAATTTGTAATAATTATTGAAGTCTTCATCGGAAATGTCAAAACTGTACTCCTTATATTTCCtctgtaattataattaaaagttTCTCCGCTAGAATTTCTTCACCAGAATTCAAAAGATATACGCTATCAGTTCCTTAGAAGGTGATATGCAACAGAATTAGTGCGACGTCCTCGATAAAGAAATATCTATGGCTAACAATAAGACAAATTTAAATTACGGTGAGATTAAAGTCAAGCTCTTCTGTCCTTACGTTTCATTTACGAAATACGGAACTTCGTTTCTGAAGAGTCGTATCTACTTAACCACGCTTTTCCACGTGGAAACGTTAAGTACTTAATATAATGCAAATATCGCAGTGGAACCAGAAGCGCTTACGTGCACGACCACATGTTCAGCTCGGTCGTTTTTAAGAGTTAAAGGAAAGTGTACTTCGCGTATGTTATAGATGTTAAATCAAAACGGCGGAACGTGTTAACATGCTCATGTAGAGAATAGCCAGAACGCGAGTATCGTCTCTGTTATATACCAGGTACCGATATCTAGCTGCGGTAACGATCACGTTTATCAAAGAACTTTTAAACAGCCACCTGTCAAGTACGAAGGAAAAAAACGTTTAAGCCGCTTGTCTTCGCCGAACAAAACAAAAAATGAGAGATGTACGATAGGTGGGATTGTAACGCGTTTACTTGGAACGAGTATCACTGCAACGCGTGCTCAAAAATTCGGTTGCATCCTTTCGCTGTGAACGGTGACCGATGATTTCTCCTTTTCTTGATTTTAACGAAGCGAGACAAATAAACGAGGAACCTCTTTTAAGTTTCATAATTTCCCTATAATTTGGTCAAGCGAACAAAGACGTTCTCTCTCCTACATTTTTAGACGAGCCGTCAGTAAAATACATATCTCTAATGGCATTTCTATTCATTGTTATCGTAGATGTAGGGAAACAAATAATTGTTAACGCGAAACAAGTTAATGAAAACGAATGGTTAATACTCCCCGTAGACGCGTCTATTTGGGGATCCTTGTTATGCTGATGGTCTGAAGTTCACGCCTCaagtattttttaatatatttataacAATTGTTTTCTCGATATATATATGCATACTCGTATATACACGAATGCTTAAAGAAAAACAAACGTTTAAAACAATCTGAACAACTCTAaaagcatttcacttctataacGTGAAACTTTTATGTTTGTTAAAGGATAACATGGAAAATCTAGTtcgataattatttttattacataCAACTTATGTTTATTTTGCATCAAGCTTCGGTTATATAGTATATACACGTGATGACTATTTTATTtgtgatatatatgtatatcatcTGTTTTATATTGCTCTACCCACGCTGTATCCGTTATTGTTTACAAAAATACTCGAAAATTTTTCTAAAAGTTTACATCTCTTCTTCCGTTCATATACTTGTTATTCAAAGTTGGATCTCGATACCTCTTAATCGCTTGGAGTTTCTGAGTAAATCAATGTCTTCTGTGAATTAACGTATATATAGTCGGAAGTAGAAAGTTCCTAGGAAAGGTGTACAGAAACGCGATTCATTATTTATTGTTGtacaattatatcttagaacAATTAGCATCGATATAGTACAAAAAGAGGTCACATCATAGATATACGTGGCACTGGACGAGTTGACCAGATTACAAGAATagtattaaagaaaaaaaaacctgAATGGCTGCACAGCTCTGCGAATCCTGAGTGAAAAAGCAGTACGCGAAAAAAGACATTTTTTTTCTATGTTAATTTCATGTTTCACATCTTCTCCATTTCACATTAACGTTAATTTAAAACTGGAATAAGTCTGAGAACCGAGGCGTAACGCTTTCACGATTGATACAATGTACATACATGAAACTAAACAATGCAAAGTAATTTTTTATCTACTTTTATTATCGAAAAACCGAGGAACTGTAAGGTTTCAATTAATACATTTAcgaaaaatgatatgcgaaaatTTAAAAACAATTTTCCTAATTCAACAACAATTTTGGTCCACGCCTCTGAAGTTGTAACTCGACAAATTAAGTCCATTCGAACGAAGGGAAATAATTAAGAACACTAATTATTATACAGCACACACAGTCAATTCTCGATTACGCAATGCAGTTATATAAAAGGTTCTTTATCGTAATATCGACCTACTACAAGCGTTGGTTAATCAGATTTAGTCGATTAATCGCATACGTTAATTTATTTTCAAATCTCTGAGGCCTACAGACATAGCTATAAAGCGGGTAGCatgtaaaaaaaagaataaagttGTAACTTGCCAGTTTTTGTTCCATAACAGGAATATCTTTTTATTAATCATATATCAACCAACGTGAAAATCATTCTTCATAACAAGCATCCTATAATTCCTATTGTTATATACAATAATttcaaatatatattattatacgtGTAATATAATATGTACCACTTTATGTCATTTTTTTTGTATTTTCTTTTGCATATGTACATTCAGGAAAATTATGATATTACGTATGCCAGGAAATTGCTTTATTACTTCCACTATACAAGGTGCGCGTATCATTAATGGTGTAGAAACAGGGTGCCGAAGTAGAGTCAAGTACGTTGCTATTCTTCGTTTTCAATAAACAACAGTTTCGATTAATGTTTAGCTCGATGCAGATGGTGCATTTACTGTTTCAGTCGTAGTACTTGTCGAATCGGATATTGGTTTTTCTTGCAACTCCAGCCATGGTAGTCGTTTTTGCAATTCCAACCTGTTACAAAGCAATTATAACAGAAAACTAATTTACAGGCAAGTGTAACTACTCGAAATATTTAGAACACTCGAGTAGCTTTctgatttttcaatattttgttATGTATATTTACCTGTATTTAGGATGACTTATTGCGTATACATATGGATCCAAACAAGCAACACTCTTGCACGCACACGCTGGTAACATTGTAATGCCAGGTGTTAGTAGCGCTTTATTGCCAAACGCTCCAATCATTGCCATAACGCCGTACGGAGTCCACGCGGCAATAAATAGGAAGCAAATTGTAATGGCAGCCTTAGGACAAACATAAATTAAATGGTTAACATTAAATATTACGCGTACGCTATCAGTGTAGATTAAATTTGTAACACTTAAGTCAGTTTATCTTTTGCAAAATTGAGAAGGGATGTCATATTAAATACCTTTGCGATACGAATTTCAGCACTTTGAGAACTCGTGTTTGCATTACTTCGCAAACTGTCGACGTTCATCTTTTTTGCCTGCTCTCGGAGGGCTTTCTCGTGATTAACAACATGGCTAACAATCTGACTATAATAGTAGATTATAAGCGACATTGGAAGACAATAAGAGAAAGTAAATATAGTAGCGACAAAGCTGCGTATATCGTTGTTGTCGGTCAGATAATCAAAGGTACAACTGGTGAGAAAGCCTTCGGGTACGAAACGTCCCCAAACTCCCATCAGAGGCATCAGGGCCCAAGGTATAGTGTATGCCCAGATCAACACAATGAATAAAATCACTTGCCCGCGCGATAACTTCCCATCCAACGGTCTTGCAATTGTGCTGAAATAAAGTATGCCAGAATGTTAAAACCCAATCCGTTTTGAGACAAGTAACATTCTTTACCTATATCTATCATACGCTATAGCTGCATTTGTTGCCCCAGCACCAATTCCAGACAAGGAACCGATGAATGCAAATATTTGGCATCCCAAATGTCCAAGTGCGAAACCAGTGTTAAAGGAGTTGTAGATGAAAATGGGTGTCTTGATCATCATGAAGAAGTCGCAAAGTGCCAGATTCACAACGAACATGTTCGAAGGAGTCCTCAATGACTTGGCACTTGAAAGAAAGAAGCAGAAACAGTTAGCAGATTTAATAAGAATGAATTAATTGAATTTGCTTGTATATACATCAGTAAAAGAAAATGTGATCACCATTTAAGTTTCTCAAAGAGAAAGCAATATTCTGACAAAGAAGATAACTTACGCGCAAAAGATCCATATCACCAAGCCGTTTCCAAGTAAAGCAAGGAAAGTGAAGAGGATGTACAAGAGGGCCAATAAATAATGAAGGGAGGGGTTCGGCTCGGGATAGACCAGCCAGTGTTCTGGTATATGAACTAATTCCTCGGCAGGTACATTCCATCCCAGCAAACGTGGTGGGCCTGCTGGTAGGTATCTTGCCTCCCAATGAATACTGTCGTTGGACATGTCGGTCATTCCGTCTGCCAGCCCCTCTCCTTAATATGGTCGGTCAGCTGGCTGTTTTATACCATTCCTTCTACCCCCTTGAATCAACGAAACCCTAATCCGTTAGCTTTGCTGGCTTCGCGAGAGGATTAGCCAGAGATCATCCCCTACTTGCTCTGGGTCAGCAAGAACCCACATCAACGTCATAAAAGTTAGTAATGTCGACCGTCAATCAGAATTTCGATTTTACTCAGGGTAAATGCTCCTACGAACTTGACATTGTTCATTTACCACGAAACGTTTATGAACAAAGGAAAATTGACTCAGTAAATGCACACCATCGAACGACATACGAATAACTTACTAGTACTTGGGTAAGAAATGATATTAAACAATTTCCAAGTGCTTAGTTTCATAACTTATCTCGGTAACtatattaaaatgaaatattattttGTCGATTGAATGTTCGCTTCAAAATTTATTCTATAAATTTACATTTTCTACAATGAATcacaaattttttaaataattatctaATGGATTTAATTACGGTTTTATTAACTTTCTCACTATCACAAGAACATTTTTCTGTGCCACGATTAAATAACCATAATCCCAAGAATACTAAATACTTAATTTAGATTAAATACTTTATAGTCACTCGTTGAATACTCAGTATAAAATAAGTGATGAACTAATGAAGTATAAAATATTTTGTCTTTTTTCCTATAATAAGCGTCATCAAACTGCATAAAACTTGCAAAAAATACTGTAATATTTTGTGCCCCACTATGTTTTTACTAGCTATACTCTTCCCTGTCTCTCAGTAGACTCATCAGTTAAAGTGTATGCCGGCAAATATAATAATGAATTATTTGGATCCTTTAATTGTGGATTTGGTACTGTTGTCGATTTTGTTCCTAAACTTGTATACCCTTGGTCATACAGTGGACAATAAGGTACATTGTGTTTCAACAAGAATTTCCACACTTGATCGTATGACCATTTTAAGATAGGATTTACCCGAATTAAATTGGGCCAGTTGGGATCAGTTGGTGTAAAGGCCTCCACATTTTCTGAACCAGGATCACCTTTCCTCATTCCCATAAGACTTGCTTTTATATTTGGCCTTTCATTTAATAATGATGTTAATGCTGCTCGCATTGGGCTTTTCTCTTTTATTAGCTCTGAATTATAGTACTGTGCAGCTTTCTCCACAAATGAGTCCACCTTAAATTTAAACACGTTTGTAAATAAATGGAACACAATACAGGGTACTCTTTCAGCTAAAACTCTGTTGCACTTCAATTATATTATCCTATTTCAAAATGAAATTTAAgaatgtaatatatatatagaaactgCTAAATTCGAACTTACCTCTGGGAATGGTTCAGCCGTCACGTACAAACATAACAATGTCGAGATATTTTGTAACTTTGCAACACAGGCAGCCAAATGTAAAACTACTGTACAATCCTTTCCTCCGTTAAAACTTATGAAAATCTCTTCTGGCTTATATCTTAAAAATATACACGTATAAAATGTATACTTCATCTTTCAAATTCTTAAGAATATTAAAGTTACAATATAACAAGAAATCTATCCTGTTTATCAAAAGTCCATCTTCTGGTAGATACTCACGTTTTATAACATTGTTGCAAAACATCCAATGCATACTTTATATGCACTTGATTTTCAGCATCTTTGAAAACCATTCTTGTATGATAATTGCTAAATCCATTCTCTAgatttagaatcttttgaatTGGGAGGGAATAAAAAAGTTCTCCTTTTGCCTCCAGAACATCCTCTTTCTTTCCTTCTAATGTAATTCTTGTAAAACATTTTGGCGCTGCTTGTGGATAACTACCAATACTGACTTTATTTTTCCAACGCTCCGCATGTTCATCCAAAATTGTTACTATTGATAGCTCATTTAAATCAATATCTATCTGATCAAAGTATAAAGGAGTATTCCCCTTCAATTGTGGTATAATTACATCAACAGaaggttcaaaatatttaggaGAACCTGGTAATATATATACATTCTTCACTTTTACAACAGCGTACTTTtctgaaaattatattttataattacatTTTACAATTACTTGTACCATTGATTACCTCTATGAACTATGTTTTATCTTATGCAActatataatttatttatacaTTATAGTTTCTGCTTTCTTACTTGGTGAATAAACATAAATAAGTTCACATGGTTTTGGTACAATAGTGAGTCGTCGTGCTTCTTTATTGTTAGGGAAAAGATTTGCACAGATATCAAGTAACTCATCATGCTCTTCAAGTTTCAGCCCTAAACCTTTGGCTATAGCTTCAAATGTTACGTCATCATGCGTCGGTCCAACACCACCAGATGTAAATACGATGGAATACTCATTGGAAGCATCATGCACAGCCGTTGCAATTTCATCTACCTAACACAAAAGGCTACATTACGCGTAGTGAGAATTTAAATTTGAAGCAGGAACTTATTAacttatataataattaattgtactatttaaaatatttaatgcttctaatagaAAGAATAATACACAAGGTAATACACATACAATATCAGGAATCACCGTTATCTTTCGAAGTTTGATACCAGAAGTTCGTAGTTTTTTTGCTAAATACGATGAATTTGTATCTATAATTTGTCCACGTAGAATCTCATCCCCTATTATTATAAGTCCAGCGGTATAGGCATTTTCCATCATGAACACGATTTTCCTATGCACATTAAAATAGATACATGTACGTAACTGTAAATAGCTTCTACCACGTTATAAGTTCGTTATAAATTCTTCATTATGATATTAAGTGAAAATGAATTTATCATTAAGCAAACAAGATTGTGAACGCTCGTTCTTGTATGCATAGATAGGTAAGATAAAAACTGGGTAATAAGAATTAAATGACTAGTCAATTAAATTTGTATTacacttttaattaaatttattctATACAAAATTTGTTCCATGAAATCTTACATAAAACTATTTACAATATTCGTATAGTATTGGAGAAATTCTACTATTATTATTGAACATTTTTGTTAATAAGATAGTAACATATGAAAAATGTCTTAAATACTAATGTAAATATGTTCATCATATTTGCATTTGTTTAACTAGAGAAGTTGTTGCATCAGTTTTTACTGGTGTTGCAGCCTgcattttcttcttctttccttgTTTCGTATTAACTACTTTCACTTTTGGTTTGGACTGTCGCACTTCTTTGCGTAATTCTTGAAGTTGTTGATCAATTTCTGCTGTTTTATCCTTGTTCCCTCTAGTTGCTTTACCTTCTTTCAAATTTAACTATTGAAATGaagaaaaattatataaaagatTGCATACTTTGAGTGTGATATTCTTTTATAGTGTGTTCGATTCATTGAAATTCAATTACTAAAAATATTTCCATATACAAATTCCTCGTTTTCATTTAAATTTGTTAATCTGTGTTTTCTATAAAAGTTCACTTACTTTCTTTAAGTTGGTCATCACTTTTTGTGCTTTTGCCTTTAATTTAACACTACGAACTTTTGCTACTTTGAAAACATTCTTGTTCGGTTGCTTCTTTTGCATTCCCTTGTTCTTCCCCATTACTTTCTGTAATATTATTGCTAGCAAGTacattaaaattattttctagttTCAATTTCTTCATTGCTGGCTCCTTGCCTTCCAATATATTCTCAGTCAATAAGAATGATACGCGAATCATTTCCTTATACAAAGAAACATTTCTGACATAATGTAACTTGACCATAGAATCAGAATCCAATGTACAACCAAGTTTTTGTTCTACCAACAGTTGCCCAAGTTTACAAGCATCCTCTCCTTTGTCTGCTTTTAC
This sequence is a window from Xylocopa sonorina isolate GNS202 chromosome 6, iyXylSono1_principal, whole genome shotgun sequence. Protein-coding genes within it:
- the Uvop gene encoding ultraviolet-sensitive opsin; this translates as MTDMSNDSIHWEARYLPAGPPRLLGWNVPAEELVHIPEHWLVYPEPNPSLHYLLALLYILFTFLALLGNGLVIWIFCAAKSLRTPSNMFVVNLALCDFFMMIKTPIFIYNSFNTGFALGHLGCQIFAFIGSLSGIGAGATNAAIAYDRYSTIARPLDGKLSRGQVILFIVLIWAYTIPWALMPLMGVWGRFVPEGFLTSCTFDYLTDNNDIRSFVATIFTFSYCLPMSLIIYYYSQIVSHVVNHEKALREQAKKMNVDSLRSNANTSSQSAEIRIAKAAITICFLFIAAWTPYGVMAMIGAFGNKALLTPGITMLPACACKSVACLDPYVYAISHPKYRLELQKRLPWLELQEKPISDSTSTTTETVNAPSASS
- the LOC143424747 gene encoding uncharacterized protein LOC143424747, which codes for MGKNKGMQKKQPNKNVFKVAKVRSVKLKAKAQKVMTNLKKLNLKEGKATRGNKDKTAEIDQQLQELRKEVRQSKPKVKVVNTKQGKKKKMQAATPVKTDATTSLVKQMQI
- the LOC143424763 gene encoding FAD synthase-like; translated protein: MIKNGYLSLAKQYFWMQFRFYTKMASLLVPPESVRGMSQLDRNAFTTTVELPFLKFCGVTLSKIIPIVKKYLFKTRKFKPIQKIDNNIVIYLNPTLIKTFDDFVETERKQLSGMYKEFGVHKVTLKYENWQPHDILRGVLPEEVEIPTSYSLVGHIVHLNLRDMHLPYKTIIGQIYLDATPTARTVVNKINSINTTFRNFTMEILAGDKDTVTTIKENGCKYELDFSQVYWNPRLSTEHSNVVLLMKPNDVLYDVFAGVGPFAIPAARKGVKVFANDLNPESYKWLQKNIIINKVKTNIKSKIVFMMENAYTAGLIIIGDEILRGQIIDTNSSYLAKKLRTSGIKLRKITVIPDIVDEIATAVHDASNEYSIVFTSGGVGPTHDDVTFEAIAKGLGLKLEEHDELLDICANLFPNNKEARRLTIVPKPCELIYVYSPKKYAVVKVKNVYILPGSPKYFEPSVDVIIPQLKGNTPLYFDQIDIDLNELSIVTILDEHAERWKNKVSIGSYPQAAPKCFTRITLEGKKEDVLEAKGELFYSLPIQKILNLENGFSNYHTRMVFKDAENQVHIKYALDVLQQCYKTYKPEEIFISFNGGKDCTVVLHLAACVAKLQNISTLLCLYVTAEPFPEVDSFVEKAAQYYNSELIKEKSPMRAALTSLLNERPNIKASLMGMRKGDPGSENVEAFTPTDPNWPNLIRVNPILKWSYDQVWKFLLKHNVPYCPLYDQGYTSLGTKSTTVPNPQLKDPNNSLLYLPAYTLTDESTERQGRV